The following are from one region of the Cloacibacterium sp. TD35 genome:
- the hisH gene encoding imidazole glycerol phosphate synthase subunit HisH has protein sequence MIAIIDYDAGNVKSVQNALKKLGFEAEITSDIETIKNADKVIFPGVGEASSAMKKLQERGLDVVIPNLKQPVLGICLGMQLMCNASEEGNTKALGIFDCEVKLFPNSDIVPHMGWNNVSGIKGKLLENISENDNFYFVHSYYAEVGESTTSVCDYITPFSATLEKDNFYAAQFHPEKSGDAGFKLLENFLKI, from the coding sequence ATGATAGCCATTATAGACTATGATGCAGGAAATGTAAAATCCGTTCAAAATGCCTTGAAAAAATTAGGCTTTGAAGCGGAGATTACATCTGACATTGAAACGATAAAAAACGCTGATAAAGTTATTTTTCCAGGAGTAGGAGAAGCTTCTTCGGCGATGAAAAAACTTCAGGAAAGAGGTTTAGATGTAGTAATTCCAAATTTGAAACAGCCTGTTTTGGGAATTTGTCTCGGAATGCAATTGATGTGCAATGCTTCGGAAGAGGGCAATACAAAAGCACTTGGGATTTTTGATTGCGAAGTGAAATTGTTCCCTAATTCAGACATCGTTCCACATATGGGCTGGAATAATGTTTCGGGAATTAAAGGGAAATTGCTAGAAAACATCTCAGAAAATGATAATTTTTACTTTGTACACAGTTATTATGCGGAAGTGGGAGAAAGTACAACATCGGTTTGTGATTACATTACTCCATTCAGTGCTACTTTGGAAAAAGACAATTTCTACGCAGCTCAATTTCATCCAGAAAAATCTGGAGATGCTGGTTTTAAACTATTAGAAAACTTTTTGAAAATCTAA
- the hisB gene encoding bifunctional histidinol-phosphatase/imidazoleglycerol-phosphate dehydratase HisB: MKKKVLFIDRDGTLIIEPPIDFQVDSLEKLEFYPRVFQNLSKIAKELDYELVMVTNQDGLGTESFPYEDFIKPQEKMMKAFENEGIFFSEVCVDDSFEHENSPNRKPRTGMLQKYIFGNYDLENSFVIGDRKTDVELAKNLGTKSFFISDESNDEATFSVKSWDEIYQYLKQVPRKAKVKRTTKETDIAVELNLDGSGKSSIDTGLKFFDHMLEQISKHGNFDLFVKVDGDLEVDEHHTIEDTAIVLGDCFLQALGNKKGIERYAFVLPMDDCLAQVAIDFGGRPWIVWNAEFKREKIGELPTEMFYHFFKSFSDSAKCNLNISVEGENEHHKIESIFKAFAKVLRNAVAQTDQNFNLPSTKGTL; the protein is encoded by the coding sequence ATGAAGAAAAAAGTATTATTCATCGATAGAGACGGAACTTTAATTATAGAACCACCCATTGATTTTCAGGTTGATTCTTTAGAAAAATTGGAATTTTATCCGAGAGTTTTTCAGAATTTATCCAAAATTGCAAAAGAATTGGATTATGAATTGGTAATGGTGACCAATCAAGACGGTTTGGGAACCGAGAGCTTTCCGTATGAAGATTTCATTAAACCACAAGAAAAAATGATGAAGGCTTTCGAAAATGAAGGGATTTTCTTCTCTGAAGTTTGTGTAGATGACAGTTTTGAGCATGAAAATTCTCCAAATAGAAAACCAAGAACGGGAATGCTTCAGAAATACATTTTTGGAAATTACGATTTAGAAAATTCATTCGTGATTGGCGATAGAAAAACTGATGTAGAATTGGCGAAAAATTTAGGGACTAAATCTTTTTTCATTTCTGATGAAAGCAATGATGAAGCGACTTTCTCTGTAAAAAGTTGGGACGAAATCTATCAATATCTTAAACAAGTTCCACGAAAAGCCAAAGTAAAAAGAACAACCAAAGAAACAGATATTGCTGTAGAGTTGAATCTTGATGGAAGTGGAAAATCTAGTATTGATACAGGTTTGAAGTTCTTTGATCACATGTTAGAACAAATTTCGAAACACGGAAATTTTGATTTATTTGTAAAAGTAGATGGTGATTTAGAAGTAGATGAACATCATACGATTGAAGATACTGCCATAGTTTTGGGAGATTGTTTTTTACAAGCTTTAGGGAACAAAAAAGGCATCGAAAGATATGCTTTTGTTTTACCGATGGATGATTGTTTGGCACAAGTTGCGATTGATTTCGGTGGAAGACCTTGGATTGTTTGGAACGCAGAATTTAAGCGTGAAAAAATTGGAGAATTGCCAACGGAAATGTTTTATCATTTCTTCAAATCGTTTTCAGACAGTGCAAAATGTAACTTGAATATTTCTGTGGAAGGAGAGAATGAACACCACAAAATCGAAAGCATTTTCAAAGCTTTTGCGAAAGTTTTAAGAAATGCAGTGGCACAAACCGACCAAAATTTTAACCTTCCAAGTACAAAAGGAACACTATGA
- the hisC gene encoding histidinol-phosphate transaminase — protein sequence MEFKLENLVRENLRNLKPYTSLRDSQNFESPVFLEANENPFGEYNRYPDSTQKKLKEKLSELKNINSKNLFIGNGSDELIDLIIKAFCEPKKDEILVMNPSFVMYSFYAKINDNKVNTLELDENFQINKEDFLQKIQNENLKVLFLCSPNNPTGNEVDDLEFFIENFSGIVVLDEAYIEFSSRKSAISWLAKYPNLIVLQTLSKAYGMAGLRIGIGAASTEIATLINTIKGPYNVNSLSQKIALQQLNDEKLFNENIEQILAERAFLRAQLDQFDCVKKIYPTEANFFLIKVENPIEIYEFLLAQNILTSLRHPQIENALRINVGSKEENQKLIETLKNYKK from the coding sequence ATGGAATTTAAACTCGAAAATTTAGTAAGAGAAAATCTTAGAAATTTAAAACCCTATACTTCGCTTCGTGATAGTCAAAATTTTGAATCGCCTGTTTTTTTAGAAGCCAACGAAAATCCTTTTGGTGAGTACAATCGTTATCCAGATTCTACACAAAAGAAACTGAAGGAAAAATTAAGTGAACTTAAAAATATCAACTCAAAGAATCTCTTCATCGGGAATGGAAGTGATGAATTGATAGACTTAATTATCAAAGCTTTTTGTGAGCCCAAAAAAGATGAAATCTTGGTAATGAATCCATCATTTGTGATGTATTCTTTTTATGCTAAAATCAATGATAATAAAGTTAATACACTAGAATTAGATGAAAATTTTCAAATCAATAAAGAAGATTTTTTACAAAAGATTCAGAATGAAAATTTGAAGGTTTTATTTCTTTGTTCGCCCAATAATCCTACAGGAAATGAAGTGGATGATTTAGAGTTCTTCATTGAAAATTTCTCAGGGATTGTGGTTTTAGATGAGGCTTATATAGAATTTTCTTCTAGAAAATCAGCTATTTCTTGGTTAGCGAAATATCCAAATCTTATAGTATTGCAAACCCTTTCTAAAGCTTATGGAATGGCAGGTTTGAGAATTGGAATTGGCGCAGCTTCTACAGAAATCGCTACTTTGATTAATACCATAAAAGGACCATATAACGTGAATTCTTTAAGTCAAAAAATAGCTTTGCAACAACTCAATGATGAAAAACTGTTTAATGAAAATATTGAACAAATTTTAGCAGAAAGAGCATTTTTAAGAGCTCAATTAGATCAATTTGATTGTGTAAAAAAAATCTATCCTACAGAAGCCAATTTTTTCTTAATCAAAGTAGAAAATCCAATAGAAATATATGAATTTTTGCTCGCTCAGAATATTTTGACCAGTCTGAGACATCCTCAAATTGAAAATGCGTTGAGAATAAACGTAGGCTCAAAAGAAGAAAATCAAAAATTAATAGAAACCTTGAAAAATTATAAAAAGTAA
- the hisD gene encoding histidinol dehydrogenase, with protein MKTIEFPSKNTFSSLTKRPVFEKNDIENLIKGIFERVENEGDNALKFYAEKFDNQVLDTIEVSQQEIAEAISLVDEELKIAINTAKNNIEKFHQSQKEVPQQIETTEGVVCWRESRAIDKVGLYIPGGTAPLFSTVLMLAVPAQIAGCKEIILCSPPQKNGKINPIILYVANLCGVSKIFKVGGAQAIAAMSLGTETVPKVYKIFGPGNQFVTEAKIFAQKLGIAIDMPAGPSEVLVIADETANPSFVAADLLSQAEHGVDSQVVFLTTSKEILKKVKQETEAQLQDLPRKDIAEKALENSSFILLNSIEECIEFSNEYAPEHLILSIENPENVLSEITNAGSIFLGNYTPESAGDYASGTNHTLPTNGNARAYSGVSLDSFVKKITIQRISEKGIQNLGKTIEKMAAEEGLFAHKNAVTLRLKNLENGI; from the coding sequence ATGAAAACAATAGAATTTCCATCTAAAAATACATTCAGCAGCCTTACCAAAAGACCTGTTTTTGAAAAAAATGACATCGAAAATCTCATCAAAGGAATTTTCGAAAGAGTAGAAAATGAAGGCGATAATGCTTTGAAATTTTACGCTGAAAAATTTGACAATCAAGTTTTAGATACGATTGAAGTTTCTCAGCAAGAAATTGCAGAAGCCATTAGTTTGGTAGATGAAGAACTGAAAATTGCCATCAATACAGCAAAAAACAATATTGAAAAATTCCACCAGTCTCAAAAAGAAGTTCCTCAGCAAATAGAGACAACGGAAGGCGTGGTTTGTTGGCGAGAAAGCAGAGCAATTGATAAGGTAGGTCTATACATTCCGGGAGGAACAGCACCTCTTTTTTCTACGGTTTTAATGTTGGCTGTTCCAGCACAAATTGCGGGTTGTAAAGAGATTATTCTCTGTTCGCCCCCTCAAAAAAACGGAAAAATAAATCCTATTATTTTATATGTTGCGAATCTTTGCGGAGTTTCTAAAATTTTTAAAGTTGGTGGAGCTCAAGCCATTGCTGCAATGAGTTTGGGAACCGAAACAGTTCCGAAAGTTTATAAAATTTTCGGGCCAGGAAATCAATTTGTAACCGAAGCCAAGATTTTTGCTCAAAAATTAGGAATTGCGATTGATATGCCAGCTGGACCGAGTGAAGTTTTAGTAATTGCAGATGAAACCGCTAATCCAAGTTTTGTAGCAGCTGATTTACTTTCTCAGGCAGAACATGGTGTTGATTCTCAGGTGGTTTTCTTGACGACTTCTAAAGAAATTTTAAAAAAAGTAAAACAAGAAACTGAAGCACAATTACAAGATTTACCTAGAAAAGATATCGCCGAAAAAGCCCTTGAAAACAGTAGTTTTATCCTCTTAAATTCCATAGAAGAATGTATTGAATTCAGCAATGAATATGCTCCAGAACACTTAATTCTTTCCATTGAAAATCCTGAAAATGTATTATCAGAAATTACCAATGCAGGTTCTATTTTCTTAGGAAATTATACGCCAGAAAGTGCAGGTGATTATGCAAGCGGAACTAATCACACTTTACCAACCAACGGAAATGCGAGAGCTTACAGTGGTGTTTCTTTAGATAGTTTTGTGAAGAAAATTACCATTCAGAGAATTTCTGAAAAAGGAATTCAAAATTTAGGGAAAACCATTGAAAAAATGGCTGCAGAAGAAGGACTTTTTGCACATAAAAATGCAGTTACATTACGCTTAAAAAATTTAGAAAATGGAATTTAA
- the hisG gene encoding ATP phosphoribosyltransferase → MSSLKIAVQKSGRLFEDSIKLLKDCGISYDNGKDQLKVQVENFPIEIYFLRNSDIPQYVEDGVVDVAIVGENLLIEKQKDIEIVQKLGFSKCRVSLAVPKEVETDDLAFFQGKKIATSYPNTVKKFLSENNIEAEIHVISGSVEIAPNMGLADGICDIVSSGSTLFKNGLRETVTILKSEAVLAKNKNLSAEKLEILDRLLFRIQAVLKSKNTKYILMNVPNEKIQEVSSILPVLKSPTIVPLVEEGWSSLHSVIEEKRFWEVIDQLKKAGAEGILIIPIEKMIL, encoded by the coding sequence ATGAGTTCACTTAAAATTGCAGTTCAAAAAAGCGGAAGACTTTTCGAAGATTCTATTAAACTTCTCAAAGATTGCGGAATTTCTTATGATAATGGCAAAGACCAATTAAAAGTTCAGGTAGAAAATTTCCCTATCGAAATCTATTTTCTTAGAAATTCAGATATTCCTCAATATGTAGAAGATGGCGTGGTAGATGTAGCCATCGTTGGCGAAAATTTACTTATAGAGAAACAAAAAGACATCGAAATTGTACAGAAATTAGGTTTTTCTAAATGTAGAGTTTCTCTAGCCGTTCCGAAAGAAGTAGAAACTGATGATTTAGCTTTTTTTCAAGGAAAAAAAATAGCTACTTCATATCCAAACACGGTTAAAAAATTCTTATCCGAAAACAATATTGAAGCAGAAATTCACGTGATTTCTGGTTCCGTAGAAATTGCTCCAAACATGGGATTAGCAGACGGAATTTGTGATATTGTAAGCTCAGGAAGTACTCTTTTTAAAAATGGTCTTAGAGAAACCGTAACTATTCTTAAATCTGAGGCAGTTTTGGCGAAAAATAAAAATCTTTCTGCTGAGAAATTAGAAATTTTAGATAGACTTTTGTTTAGAATTCAGGCAGTTTTGAAATCTAAGAACACCAAATACATCTTGATGAACGTTCCTAATGAAAAAATTCAAGAAGTTTCTAGCATTTTGCCAGTGTTGAAAAGTCCTACAATCGTACCTTTGGTAGAAGAAGGTTGGAGCAGTTTGCACTCTGTGATCGAAGAAAAAAGATTTTGGGAAGTAATAGACCAACTTAAAAAAGCTGGTGCAGAAGGCATTCTCATCATTCCAATAGAAAAAATGATTCTATAA
- a CDS encoding glycosyltransferase family 2 protein codes for MKASVIFSTYNSEEWLEKVIWGFSVQTTKDFEIIIADDGSREATKNLIEKYKTELDIPIIHVWQEDNGFQKSQILNKAILASTTDYLIFTDGDCIPRKDFVETHLNNRESGRFLSGGYFMLPMNISKLISREDILSQNCFDVKWLTQNGLKKSFKNNKLTSKAFKAKLLNFLTPTKPSWNGHNASGWKKDLVKINGFNQEMQYGGQDRELGERLENLGIKGKQIRYSAICVHLDHARGYVNPETWAKNNAIRKNTRDQKLIWTEKGITTNL; via the coding sequence ATGAAAGCATCGGTAATTTTTAGTACCTATAATTCGGAAGAATGGCTAGAAAAAGTTATTTGGGGATTTAGCGTACAAACTACTAAAGACTTCGAAATTATTATTGCTGATGATGGCTCTAGAGAAGCCACAAAAAACCTGATTGAGAAATACAAAACTGAACTAGATATTCCTATTATTCATGTTTGGCAAGAAGACAATGGTTTTCAGAAATCTCAGATTCTAAACAAAGCCATACTTGCTTCCACTACGGATTATTTGATTTTCACCGATGGAGACTGTATTCCCAGAAAAGATTTTGTAGAAACACACCTTAACAATAGAGAATCGGGTAGATTTTTATCTGGCGGATATTTCATGTTACCTATGAATATTTCAAAACTCATCAGTAGAGAAGATATTCTTTCACAAAATTGTTTTGATGTAAAATGGTTGACCCAAAATGGATTAAAAAAATCTTTTAAAAATAATAAACTGACTTCTAAAGCTTTCAAAGCGAAACTTCTCAATTTTTTAACACCAACTAAGCCTTCTTGGAATGGTCATAATGCTTCTGGCTGGAAAAAAGATTTGGTTAAAATCAATGGATTCAACCAAGAAATGCAATATGGCGGACAAGACCGAGAATTAGGAGAAAGGCTGGAAAATCTAGGAATTAAAGGAAAACAAATAAGATACAGCGCAATTTGTGTACATCTAGACCATGCAAGAGGCTATGTAAATCCTGAAACTTGGGCAAAAAACAATGCCATCAGAAAAAACACAAGAGACCAAAAACTCATTTGGACTGAAAAAGGAATCACCACCAATTTATAA
- a CDS encoding glycosyltransferase, with product MKSALIISVYKNTADLAIVLKSVEQQSVSDFMTVISEDGNSTEMADFVKNYSGKLDLIHLTQEDLGWQKNKALNNTIKTIDADYFIFIDGDCVLHPNFIENHLKFAREDRILAGKRIKLGPNYSDQLRNAKTVSEFAKLILPEIKSIKKDGAKFYEEGIYISPKSIFSFIAYLRKMSQIKGCNFSCYKSALEKINGFNEDYVLPAIGEDIDLTWRFEGMGYHLYSLRNFAVQYHLYHKENWSDQSVNEAIMKENQRLKRYVTLNGLKKLEENT from the coding sequence ATGAAATCAGCACTTATTATTTCTGTATATAAAAATACTGCCGATTTAGCCATCGTTTTAAAATCTGTAGAACAGCAAAGTGTTTCTGACTTTATGACTGTGATTTCCGAGGATGGAAACAGTACAGAAATGGCTGATTTTGTCAAAAATTACAGTGGGAAATTAGATTTAATTCACTTAACTCAAGAAGATCTAGGTTGGCAAAAAAATAAAGCGCTCAACAATACCATCAAAACGATTGATGCTGATTATTTTATTTTTATAGATGGCGACTGTGTTTTACACCCAAATTTTATAGAAAATCACTTAAAATTTGCTCGAGAAGATAGAATTTTAGCGGGTAAAAGAATCAAGCTAGGTCCTAACTATTCTGACCAATTAAGAAATGCAAAAACTGTTTCTGAGTTTGCAAAACTGATTCTCCCCGAGATAAAATCCATCAAAAAAGATGGTGCAAAATTCTATGAAGAAGGAATTTATATTTCACCAAAATCTATATTTTCTTTCATTGCGTACCTTAGAAAAATGAGCCAAATAAAAGGTTGTAATTTTTCTTGTTATAAGTCAGCATTGGAAAAAATAAATGGTTTTAATGAAGATTATGTTTTGCCCGCAATTGGTGAAGACATTGACTTAACTTGGCGTTTTGAAGGAATGGGTTATCACTTATATTCGCTTAGAAATTTTGCAGTACAATATCACCTTTATCACAAAGAAAATTGGAGCGACCAAAGTGTAAATGAAGCCATTATGAAAGAAAATCAAAGGCTAAAAAGATACGTTACGCTTAATGGTTTGAAAAAATTAGAAGAAAATACATAA